The Campylobacter sp. MG1 genome contains the following window.
ACATATCGCAAGTTGCAATTACATTAGAAAAATCAAAATTGATTTTTTGATTAAACTTAGTGCAACCATCAAACATACCTTCAAAATATTTTGCATTCTGGGTATTAAAATTCACTTCTTGATTGAAATTCCCACAATCACTAAACATATATGTAAAGTCTTCTACATTACTTGTATCAAAGCTAAGCTTTTCGTTAAAATCACCACACCCACTAAACATACTTCGCATAGATTTGATACGAGAAGTATCCCACTCATTTATCCCACCAAAATCACTCCTTTTGCTATTTAAAAAAGCACATTCAAGGCTAGTAGTATTTGATATATCAATATCTTTTAAATTTATACTTTCATTTAAACATAGCGACATCACTTCATAATTATTGCTTGGATAATATTTATTATCTTTATATTCTATAGTGTTACAAATCTTGCTTGTATCAACCCTATATATAGCACCATTAGTATGCAAAACATAAAGCTCATAGATATTTTTAGGGATAAATTGCTCATATTTATACTCTATATCTTTTATAACTTCTCTATCTTTCCAAGATCCTAAACCAAGCTTTGATAAATCCACCCTACCACTATCAAACATAGCCAAAATCTCATCTAATTTATCGGCATTTAAAGAAAAATTATTTTCTTTTTTACGAAGAAGTCCCCAAGGAACTAGTTTAAAAAGTCCGTAGATATTAGGATGGTGTGGGTAAAGGTTTTGAATTTTTCTAAGCCTTTTAGAGCCTAACTTTTTATATAGTCTTCTTTGGCTATCTTTTATGGTTCTTTTAGAAGAATAATCATCTTTTATAAAAAATATATCTTTTTTACTAAGATACTCAATCTGTTTTTGCTCTTTTTTGCTCCACCTTTGATATGTGTGGATTTTAAAACCTTTTGCTATGGTTTTTGCATAGTTTTTTCTTAATTTTTTTCTAGCTGTTTTCATAAAATCTCCTTAAAACAAAAAAGATTTTACCACATCAGCTAGACATCCTAAGTCTTTAAATACCATAAATATTCTTTTATGGTATTTTCGTTTTTAAGAGCTAGTTCTTTTGGGGCTAGTATTTTTACATAAGGGATAAATTGCCATATAGTGCTAAGCAATTCTTCATCTAAAGATATTTTTGTGCTTAGGATTAACTTATCTTTGTCTTTTGAGATGATTTCTTGATTTGCTAGTATTTTTCTATAC
Protein-coding sequences here:
- a CDS encoding BspA family leucine-rich repeat surface protein, with translation MKTARKKLRKNYAKTIAKGFKIHTYQRWSKKEQKQIEYLSKKDIFFIKDDYSSKRTIKDSQRRLYKKLGSKRLRKIQNLYPHHPNIYGLFKLVPWGLLRKKENNFSLNADKLDEILAMFDSGRVDLSKLGLGSWKDREVIKDIEYKYEQFIPKNIYELYVLHTNGAIYRVDTSKICNTIEYKDNKYYPSNNYEVMSLCLNESINLKDIDISNTTSLECAFLNSKRSDFGGINEWDTSRIKSMRSMFSGCGDFNEKLSFDTSNVEDFTYMFSDCGNFNQEVNFNTQNAKYFEGMFDGCTKFNQKINFDFSNVIATCDMFKDCVSFNQEINASNSKELLATCSMFSGCKSFDSKVMLDTHKVHNMAEMFRNCVKFNQRLDFNTCSLENIREMFRDCISFNQEFIVKNDCLYNVKNTFNGCINLAKNIHFVRTLDCEEKDISLKDCVNLSLITPKVLEYEDTFKGCEKLKNISIQTNEIKAN